A genomic segment from Alistipes senegalensis JC50 encodes:
- a CDS encoding glycoside hydrolase family 3 protein: MLPILCACGRKWTVEPHDTYCLIRQDGGQTLGYFPGSGVRILYSDGYAFKDLNRNGILDCYEDWRYTPEERAEDLAKRLSVEEIAGLMLYSSHQAVPTDSVGYWSSTYNGTSLRESGLPHSAVSDKQRKFLRDDNLRAVLVVRVESPRIAAEWNNNMQAFVEGLGQGIPVNISSDPRNETRAWAEYNAGSGGKISLWPSPLGLAATFDPELVEKFGRIASAEYRALGIATALSPQIDLATEPRWNRFYGTFGEDPDLDTDMARAYIDGFQTSVGAAEIADGWGYESVNAMVKHWPGGGPEEGGRDAHFSFGKYTVYPGGNFEQHIRPFVEGAFRLNGKTRKAAAVMPYYTVSHGVDPSGKKVGNGFSKYIVTDLLRNRYGYNGVVCTDWGITHDYSSIEEADGKCWGVEALSIPQRHYEALKAGVDQFGGNNDKGPVLEAYRMWTAEFGEKSARERFERSAIRLLLNIFRTGLFENPYVDPDRTEATVGNPEFMQAGYEAQLRSVVLLKNRAGTLPASTRRSVYLPECGQSRLPVDTSLVKQYYELAESPENADFAIVFIDEPDGGCGYDAADREKGGNGYVPISLQYGDYTARHARPESIAGGDPKEPSIDRSYRGKTVRSSNREELKRVLGTKRQMGDKPVVAVVSTTRPFVPAEFEPSADAILLAFGVQRQAVLDIISGRREPSALLPMQLPADMKTVEQQHEDVPRDMVCYTDSEGNTYDFAFGLDWKGVIRDARVEKYK, translated from the coding sequence ATGTTGCCGATACTCTGTGCCTGCGGCCGAAAATGGACGGTCGAGCCGCATGACACCTACTGTCTGATTCGGCAAGACGGAGGACAGACTCTGGGCTATTTCCCCGGATCCGGCGTCCGTATCTTATATTCCGACGGATACGCTTTCAAAGACCTGAACCGAAACGGGATTCTCGACTGCTACGAAGATTGGCGGTACACCCCGGAAGAACGGGCGGAAGACCTTGCAAAGCGACTCTCCGTCGAAGAGATTGCCGGATTGATGTTATACAGTTCCCATCAGGCCGTCCCGACGGATTCGGTAGGTTACTGGTCCTCGACCTACAACGGGACCTCGCTCCGGGAAAGCGGACTTCCCCACTCGGCTGTTTCGGACAAACAGCGGAAGTTCCTCCGGGACGACAATCTCCGGGCCGTGCTCGTCGTCCGGGTTGAAAGTCCCCGCATTGCAGCCGAATGGAACAACAACATGCAGGCCTTCGTCGAAGGCCTCGGACAAGGCATTCCGGTCAATATCAGTTCCGATCCCCGGAATGAAACCCGAGCCTGGGCCGAATACAACGCAGGGTCAGGAGGAAAGATTTCGTTGTGGCCCAGTCCGCTCGGGCTGGCCGCTACGTTCGACCCCGAACTGGTCGAAAAGTTCGGACGGATCGCATCCGCCGAATACCGCGCCTTGGGTATCGCCACAGCGCTGTCGCCGCAGATCGATCTGGCGACCGAACCCCGGTGGAACCGGTTCTACGGTACCTTCGGCGAAGACCCCGATCTGGACACCGATATGGCGCGGGCCTATATCGACGGATTCCAGACCTCCGTCGGAGCTGCCGAGATTGCGGACGGCTGGGGGTATGAAAGCGTCAATGCCATGGTCAAACATTGGCCGGGCGGCGGCCCGGAAGAAGGCGGACGGGATGCCCATTTCAGCTTCGGGAAATACACTGTTTACCCCGGCGGAAATTTCGAGCAACACATCCGGCCCTTTGTGGAAGGAGCTTTCCGCCTCAACGGCAAGACACGAAAGGCCGCAGCCGTCATGCCCTATTATACGGTTTCCCACGGGGTGGACCCCTCGGGAAAAAAGGTCGGCAACGGTTTTAGCAAATATATCGTCACCGATCTGCTGCGGAACAGATACGGATACAACGGCGTCGTCTGCACGGATTGGGGCATCACGCACGACTATTCCAGCATCGAGGAGGCTGACGGCAAATGCTGGGGAGTGGAGGCATTGAGCATCCCGCAGCGGCATTACGAAGCGCTCAAAGCCGGAGTAGACCAGTTCGGCGGCAACAACGACAAAGGTCCCGTGCTGGAAGCCTACCGAATGTGGACCGCCGAATTCGGCGAAAAATCTGCCCGGGAGCGGTTCGAACGTTCCGCCATAAGGTTGCTGCTCAATATTTTTCGGACCGGTCTGTTCGAAAATCCCTATGTAGACCCGGACCGGACGGAAGCGACGGTCGGGAATCCGGAATTTATGCAAGCCGGTTACGAAGCGCAGCTCCGGTCGGTCGTCCTGCTGAAAAACCGGGCGGGAACCCTGCCCGCATCGACCCGCCGGAGCGTATATCTGCCCGAATGCGGACAATCCCGCCTACCTGTAGACACCTCTTTGGTCAAACAATATTACGAATTGGCAGAAAGCCCCGAAAATGCCGACTTCGCGATCGTTTTTATCGACGAACCCGACGGAGGCTGCGGATACGATGCGGCCGATCGGGAAAAGGGCGGCAACGGTTATGTCCCGATCAGCCTGCAATACGGCGACTACACGGCCCGCCACGCACGCCCCGAGAGTATTGCCGGCGGGGACCCGAAAGAACCGTCCATCGACCGGAGTTACCGCGGGAAAACCGTCCGGAGTTCCAACCGGGAAGAGTTGAAACGGGTACTCGGAACGAAACGGCAGATGGGAGACAAGCCCGTCGTGGCTGTCGTTTCCACGACCAGACCGTTCGTTCCGGCCGAATTCGAACCTTCGGCCGATGCCATACTGCTTGCTTTCGGGGTACAGCGTCAGGCCGTGCTGGATATTATCTCCGGCCGGCGGGAACCGTCGGCACTTCTGCCGATGCAATTGCCCGCAGACATGAAAACCGTGGAACAGCAGCATGAAGACGTTCCGAGAGATATGGTTTGTTATACGGACTCGGAAGGAAATACATATGATTTCGCTTTCGGGCTCGACTGGAAAGGTGTCATCCGGGATGCAAGAGTCGAAAAATACAAATAG
- a CDS encoding beta-L-arabinofuranosidase domain-containing protein, translating into MKKLFSIIALCLVGTATNAQAPYAQFQGGMIGCIEPQGWIEEFLHRQQTGLTGHPEAMSYPYDSCLWAGEIGRNTETYGSDWWRYEQTAYYTDGLLRLGYLLGDREMIAKAEEGIRYTLANASSTGVLGNKAIESMWPMCVYFRVLQAYYERTGDPAIPAALERHYMNFTQEQVEKWRNIVSIEGMLWTYGKTGNAKLLDICERAYNGGKFGDLTPAVAAGDERFVMHGVTCMEELKLPMLLYAYTGKRYYLDLALNAERKLTRDHMLPDGVPASAEALVGNGNVINSHETCDISDYTWTLEQFLLTTGEVRWADKIEKAVFNAGLGAVTKDFRSLQYFSSVNQVIATGRSNHNEFFHGSTWMAFRPTHETECCAGNVHRFMPNYVAHMWLRGKDGSIAAALYGPSAATFDLPNGRQCHIAQRTSYPFDGEIEFSFGLKERTDIPFLLRIPAWCRDAKIYVNGKLWRDACPAGTFVTLRRKFKNGDRIRLCLGMQPVMNTVPGQGIYVQRGPLLFSYPVPQRKTADRTVYANMNGKVPGNPEFECWSIEPAGPWNYALCSDPVIPLKVIRTKPAAAGSYPFDPEHTPVKISVPVKPIDWELEKGRYTPRLPAEGIARAVSDRIEYLELIPYGCTELRLTVFPQCN; encoded by the coding sequence ATGAAGAAGCTGTTTTCAATTATTGCACTTTGCCTCGTCGGTACCGCGACGAACGCCCAGGCCCCTTATGCCCAGTTTCAGGGCGGCATGATCGGCTGCATAGAGCCGCAGGGCTGGATCGAGGAATTCCTCCACCGCCAACAAACGGGACTTACGGGACATCCCGAGGCGATGTCCTATCCGTACGACTCCTGCCTTTGGGCGGGTGAGATCGGACGTAACACCGAAACCTACGGAAGCGACTGGTGGCGCTACGAGCAGACAGCCTATTACACCGACGGTCTGCTCCGCCTGGGTTACCTGCTCGGTGATCGGGAGATGATCGCCAAAGCCGAGGAGGGGATTCGCTACACGCTGGCCAACGCATCGTCCACAGGTGTTTTGGGCAACAAAGCGATTGAGTCGATGTGGCCCATGTGTGTCTACTTCCGGGTGCTGCAAGCCTATTACGAGCGCACGGGCGATCCGGCGATCCCCGCAGCCTTGGAAAGGCACTACATGAACTTTACGCAGGAGCAGGTCGAGAAATGGCGCAACATCGTCAGCATCGAGGGAATGTTGTGGACTTACGGCAAAACCGGCAATGCGAAGTTGCTGGATATTTGCGAGAGAGCCTACAATGGCGGAAAATTCGGGGACCTGACGCCCGCAGTCGCGGCCGGCGACGAACGGTTCGTCATGCATGGCGTCACCTGCATGGAAGAACTGAAACTCCCGATGCTGCTCTATGCCTATACGGGCAAACGATATTACCTGGACCTTGCACTCAACGCCGAACGCAAGCTCACCCGCGACCACATGCTCCCCGACGGCGTTCCGGCCAGTGCGGAAGCGCTCGTCGGAAACGGGAACGTCATCAACAGTCACGAAACCTGCGACATTTCCGACTACACCTGGACGCTGGAGCAATTTCTCCTGACCACGGGCGAAGTCCGGTGGGCTGACAAAATAGAAAAAGCGGTCTTCAATGCCGGACTAGGAGCCGTTACCAAGGATTTCCGATCGTTGCAGTATTTCTCGTCCGTCAATCAGGTAATCGCAACGGGGCGTTCAAATCACAACGAATTCTTCCACGGTTCGACCTGGATGGCTTTCCGGCCGACGCATGAAACGGAGTGCTGCGCCGGAAACGTTCACCGTTTCATGCCCAATTACGTCGCACATATGTGGCTACGCGGGAAAGACGGCTCTATTGCCGCTGCGCTCTACGGACCTTCGGCTGCAACGTTCGACCTGCCGAACGGCCGACAGTGCCACATCGCACAGCGGACCTCCTATCCGTTCGACGGGGAGATCGAGTTCTCCTTCGGCCTGAAAGAGAGGACGGATATCCCGTTTCTGCTGCGCATTCCCGCATGGTGCAGGGATGCCAAAATATATGTCAACGGCAAACTGTGGCGAGACGCATGTCCCGCCGGCACGTTCGTGACTCTCCGGCGCAAATTCAAGAACGGCGACCGGATTCGGTTGTGTCTCGGCATGCAACCCGTCATGAACACCGTTCCCGGACAGGGAATCTACGTGCAGCGCGGACCTCTGCTCTTCTCCTATCCTGTTCCCCAGCGGAAAACAGCCGACCGGACGGTCTATGCGAATATGAACGGCAAAGTTCCCGGCAACCCCGAATTCGAATGCTGGAGCATCGAGCCTGCCGGACCCTGGAACTATGCCCTTTGCTCCGATCCGGTCATACCCCTGAAGGTCATTCGGACAAAACCCGCAGCCGCAGGAAGCTATCCGTTCGATCCGGAACATACGCCCGTGAAAATCTCGGTTCCCGTCAAACCGATCGACTGGGAATTGGAAAAAGGACGCTACACGCCGCGCCTTCCGGCCGAAGGGATAGCCCGCGCCGTATCCGACCGTATCGAATACCTCGAACTGATTCCCTACGGATGCACGGAACTCCGGCTTACTGTTTTCCCGCAATGCAATTAA
- a CDS encoding DUF4091 domain-containing protein yields the protein MNISPLRLLVNRTIRTLCPALLLLPVACSESGLTIRVIDPLTNVLPGIVCPPAGDDTVRVARGENAVLQFVISADDSVAAMTPVLRSLKTEQGASLDKAVLGWVRNVQASHAYVPAAPDALQSPSGEYPDPILTDTTVSIAAGGTALLWLDIPIPADAEAGLYEGSVRISGLKNGKRIVADRQFTIQVYPVTLPKQSLLVTNWYFPDKFSFMNDNESVEDDSPAYWECMRQLVETASAYGQNVWLLYETGTPVPTADGKGLTFDFSRMDKTIEFLLRHADVRLIEANHFAKRSRNGWTDPFWANVPVPDGKGSYVYQRLPHDDPRVQRYIAAYFPALQEHLRSRMIDDGSGRSWLDIYTQHIADEPLNENKTSWEGLARQVKQAAPDIRIIEAYRSSSYDPALIDILVPQLDEFVWEIYRTMPAGHSCWFYTCMYPRGNFANRYVTLPLIKTRLLHWINYKYDSPGYLHWGFNAWGANGDPFGDVSAPANDWPGGDSHIVYPGYRKLYPSIRLAAMRDGIRDYDLLKMVEARDSIRAQAFVNAIIFDFDRYDTSVSRFRQIRREILDFLEDMH from the coding sequence ATGAACATTTCCCCGCTCCGACTTCTCGTCAACCGGACGATCCGGACTCTTTGCCCTGCACTCCTGCTGCTACCGGTAGCCTGTAGTGAAAGCGGACTCACGATCCGCGTCATCGATCCTTTGACCAATGTTCTTCCCGGAATCGTTTGCCCTCCTGCCGGGGACGATACCGTCCGCGTGGCCCGCGGCGAGAACGCCGTTCTGCAATTCGTTATCTCCGCTGACGACTCCGTCGCGGCAATGACTCCTGTCCTTCGGAGTCTTAAAACAGAGCAGGGAGCTTCGCTCGACAAAGCCGTTCTGGGCTGGGTCCGGAACGTACAGGCTTCCCACGCTTACGTGCCGGCGGCCCCCGATGCCCTGCAATCACCGTCCGGAGAATATCCCGATCCCATTCTGACCGACACCACCGTATCTATCGCTGCAGGCGGGACAGCTTTGCTCTGGTTGGACATTCCGATTCCGGCCGATGCCGAAGCGGGGCTTTACGAAGGATCGGTACGCATTTCCGGGCTAAAGAACGGAAAACGGATCGTTGCCGACCGACAATTCACCATACAAGTTTATCCGGTCACGCTTCCCAAGCAGTCGTTATTGGTTACCAACTGGTATTTCCCCGATAAATTCTCTTTTATGAACGACAACGAATCCGTGGAGGACGATTCACCGGCCTATTGGGAATGTATGCGGCAGCTCGTCGAAACCGCCTCGGCCTATGGTCAGAACGTCTGGTTGCTCTACGAAACGGGAACGCCGGTTCCGACAGCCGACGGCAAAGGGCTGACGTTCGATTTCTCACGGATGGACAAAACGATCGAATTCCTGCTCCGACACGCCGACGTACGGCTGATCGAGGCCAACCATTTCGCCAAGCGGTCCCGCAACGGGTGGACCGATCCTTTCTGGGCCAACGTACCGGTCCCCGACGGCAAGGGCTCCTATGTTTATCAACGTCTGCCCCATGACGACCCGCGCGTGCAACGATACATCGCAGCGTATTTTCCGGCTCTGCAGGAGCATTTGCGTTCCAGAATGATCGATGACGGAAGCGGCCGCAGTTGGCTCGACATCTACACACAACACATTGCCGACGAACCGCTCAACGAAAATAAGACCTCCTGGGAAGGATTGGCCCGCCAGGTAAAACAGGCTGCCCCCGACATCCGAATCATCGAAGCTTACCGTTCTTCGTCCTACGACCCGGCGCTGATCGACATCCTCGTGCCACAACTCGACGAATTCGTATGGGAAATCTATCGAACAATGCCAGCCGGACATAGTTGCTGGTTCTACACCTGCATGTATCCCCGGGGGAATTTCGCAAACCGTTACGTAACACTGCCGCTCATCAAGACACGCCTGCTGCATTGGATAAACTACAAATACGACTCTCCGGGATACCTTCACTGGGGCTTCAACGCATGGGGAGCGAACGGCGATCCTTTCGGAGACGTTTCCGCCCCCGCCAATGACTGGCCCGGCGGCGACTCGCATATCGTCTACCCCGGTTACCGTAAGCTCTACCCGTCGATTCGGCTGGCAGCCATGCGTGACGGCATCCGTGACTACGACCTGCTGAAAATGGTTGAGGCCCGGGATTCGATCCGTGCACAGGCTTTCGTCAATGCGATCATATTCGATTTCGACCGGTACGACACGTCAGTGTCCAGATTCCGGCAGATTCGCCGGGAAATATTGGATTTTTTGGAAGACATGCATTAA
- a CDS encoding DUF3408 domain-containing protein, producing the protein MDSLKETDNLATKPSKRPRIEVDEELMRQMIAGQAPWDSKVVRRIPEPEAENTDAPEGKTSETVSGASAPTAERTDANTQTSDVKELAGFRRKKIPLPDFERTFFAPADCRNRSAIYISAATKHKVSAILHLLGNENTRLTALVDNMLRFVIGIYSDELNYLHEKKNNRRLF; encoded by the coding sequence ATGGATTCATTAAAAGAAACCGACAACCTCGCAACAAAACCATCGAAGCGTCCCCGTATCGAAGTCGACGAAGAATTGATGCGTCAGATGATCGCCGGACAGGCCCCTTGGGATTCGAAAGTCGTCCGCCGGATTCCCGAACCGGAAGCGGAAAATACGGACGCTCCCGAGGGAAAGACATCGGAAACGGTATCCGGAGCATCGGCTCCGACTGCTGAAAGGACAGACGCCAATACCCAAACGAGTGACGTAAAGGAGCTGGCCGGATTCCGTCGCAAAAAGATTCCGCTGCCGGATTTCGAACGCACGTTCTTTGCCCCGGCGGACTGCCGTAACCGTTCGGCGATCTATATCAGTGCGGCAACCAAGCACAAAGTATCGGCAATCCTCCACTTATTGGGGAATGAGAATACAAGGCTTACAGCTTTGGTCGACAATATGCTGCGCTTTGTAATCGGAATTTACAGCGACGAGTTGAATTATCTCCACGAGAAGAAGAACAACAGACGACTATTTTAA
- a CDS encoding site-specific integrase — protein MRSTFKVLFYLKKDKHKVQPVVPVMGRITVNGTIAQFSAKLSVPPHLWEVKGGRAKGKSLEADRINRYLDNIRIQIGKHYQSICDRDGYVSADKVKNAYLGFSKRYKLLLELCDEFCKEYKNRIDVDRTIHSLFRYQTLRRDLSLFICQDYKVKDIPLVELDQSFAEKFAAYLKHVKGLANTTISVEIKSLKHIVKKAFNDGQMEKNPFAYYYYFADQPEIEYLTEEEINKLIIGKVKQQRQDRTRDLFLFCCFTGLSYADLAKLSYEELKQTSDGAWWISSIRQKTKVPFTVKLLPVAKAILEKYRIEENRYNPLFPENPGKVFPVASLKSSDACLKHIARQCGITKNLKFHCGRHTFATTVSLMNGIPLETVSKMLGHKYTTTTQIYAKVTNQMIDNAISRIEDQIGERFQCPTLKEESDG, from the coding sequence ATGCGCAGTACATTCAAGGTTCTGTTCTACCTTAAAAAGGACAAACACAAAGTTCAGCCGGTTGTTCCCGTCATGGGCCGTATTACCGTCAACGGTACGATCGCCCAGTTCAGCGCCAAACTTAGCGTTCCTCCCCATCTGTGGGAGGTGAAGGGCGGTCGCGCCAAAGGCAAAAGCCTCGAAGCCGACCGTATCAACCGCTATCTGGATAATATTCGTATCCAGATCGGAAAGCATTACCAGTCTATCTGCGACCGTGACGGATATGTTTCCGCCGATAAGGTGAAGAACGCCTATCTGGGTTTCAGTAAAAGGTATAAACTGTTACTGGAGTTATGCGATGAATTCTGCAAAGAGTACAAGAACCGTATAGATGTGGACCGTACCATCCACTCCTTATTTCGTTATCAAACGCTACGACGCGATTTGAGTCTTTTCATCTGTCAGGACTATAAAGTCAAGGATATACCCCTTGTGGAACTGGATCAGTCTTTTGCGGAGAAGTTTGCCGCCTATCTGAAACATGTCAAGGGCCTTGCCAACACGACGATCAGCGTTGAGATCAAATCACTGAAGCATATCGTCAAGAAAGCGTTTAACGACGGGCAAATGGAGAAGAATCCGTTTGCCTATTACTACTACTTTGCCGACCAGCCGGAAATTGAATATCTCACCGAAGAAGAAATCAATAAACTAATTATCGGCAAAGTCAAGCAGCAGCGTCAGGATCGGACACGGGATCTGTTTCTGTTCTGCTGTTTTACGGGCCTATCCTATGCCGATCTGGCCAAACTGAGTTATGAGGAGTTGAAACAGACTTCGGACGGAGCATGGTGGATTAGCAGTATCCGTCAGAAGACGAAAGTACCGTTTACGGTAAAACTACTTCCGGTTGCGAAAGCTATTCTTGAAAAGTACCGAATAGAGGAGAATAGGTATAATCCGCTGTTTCCCGAGAATCCGGGAAAGGTCTTTCCGGTAGCTTCATTGAAATCCTCGGATGCCTGCCTGAAACATATCGCCAGACAATGCGGAATTACCAAGAATCTGAAATTCCATTGCGGGAGACATACCTTTGCAACGACGGTCTCCTTGATGAACGGCATTCCGCTGGAAACAGTGTCAAAAATGTTGGGACACAAATATACGACCACGACTCAGATTTATGCCAAGGTGACAAACCAAATGATAGATAATGCGATAAGCCGAATAGAGGACCAAATTGGCGAACGGTTCCAATGTCCGACTCTGAAAGAAGAGAGCGACGGCTAA
- the proS gene encoding proline--tRNA ligase — MAKELKDLTKSDENYSQWYNDLVVKAGLAENSAVRGCMVIKPYGYAIWEKMQAALDRMFKETGHQNAYFPLFIPKSFFSKEADHVEGFAKECAVVTHYRLKNDPHGKGVVVDPDAKLEEELIVRPTSETIIWNTYKNWIQSYRDLPILCNQWANVVRWEMRTRLFLRTAEFLWQEGHTAHATREEAIAEVVKMIHVYERFAQEWMALPVVVGHKSPNERFAGAEDTMTIEALMQDGKALQSGTSHFLGQNFAKAFDVQYVNKEGKLEYVWATSWGVSTRLMGALIMAHSDNNGLVLPPKLAPIQVVMVPIYKGEEQLTEIRARFEAIAAQLREKGISVKIDDRDNVRSGFKFAEYELKGVPVRLAMGPRDLENGTIELVRRDTLEKETVPQEGLVERIEGLMTEIQENIYKKALAFRESMITKVDTWEEFKRVLDEKGGFILAHWDGTVETEVAIKDATKATIRCIPVDAPDEEGVCVFSGKPSHRRVLFARSY; from the coding sequence ATGGCAAAGGAACTGAAAGACCTTACGAAGTCCGACGAGAATTATTCGCAATGGTACAACGATCTGGTCGTGAAGGCCGGGCTGGCCGAAAACTCGGCCGTCCGCGGATGTATGGTCATCAAACCCTACGGCTACGCCATCTGGGAGAAGATGCAGGCCGCGCTGGACCGGATGTTCAAGGAGACGGGGCATCAGAACGCCTATTTCCCGCTCTTCATCCCCAAGTCGTTCTTCTCGAAGGAGGCCGATCATGTCGAGGGATTCGCCAAGGAGTGCGCCGTGGTGACGCACTACCGCCTGAAAAACGATCCCCACGGCAAGGGCGTCGTGGTCGATCCCGATGCCAAGCTCGAAGAGGAGCTGATCGTGCGTCCGACTTCGGAGACGATCATCTGGAACACTTATAAGAACTGGATTCAGTCCTACCGCGACCTGCCGATCCTCTGCAACCAGTGGGCCAACGTGGTGCGCTGGGAGATGCGCACGCGCCTGTTCCTGCGCACGGCCGAATTCCTGTGGCAGGAGGGCCACACGGCGCATGCCACGCGCGAGGAAGCGATAGCCGAAGTGGTAAAAATGATTCATGTCTACGAACGGTTCGCCCAGGAGTGGATGGCTTTGCCGGTGGTGGTGGGTCATAAGTCGCCTAACGAACGCTTTGCCGGTGCGGAGGATACGATGACCATCGAAGCGCTGATGCAGGACGGCAAAGCGCTGCAAAGCGGTACGTCGCACTTCCTGGGGCAGAATTTCGCCAAGGCGTTCGACGTGCAGTACGTCAACAAGGAGGGCAAGCTCGAATACGTGTGGGCGACCTCGTGGGGCGTTTCGACCCGTCTGATGGGCGCGCTCATCATGGCCCACTCGGACAACAACGGTCTGGTGCTGCCTCCGAAACTCGCGCCGATCCAGGTGGTGATGGTCCCGATCTACAAGGGCGAAGAGCAGCTGACGGAGATCCGGGCCCGCTTCGAGGCTATCGCCGCGCAGCTCCGGGAGAAGGGTATTTCGGTGAAGATCGACGACCGCGACAACGTGCGTTCGGGCTTCAAGTTCGCCGAATACGAATTGAAGGGCGTGCCCGTGCGTCTGGCGATGGGCCCCCGCGATCTGGAGAACGGCACGATCGAACTGGTGCGCCGCGATACGCTCGAAAAGGAGACCGTTCCGCAGGAGGGGCTCGTGGAGCGCATCGAGGGGCTGATGACCGAGATTCAGGAGAATATCTACAAGAAGGCTCTGGCTTTCCGCGAGTCGATGATCACGAAGGTCGATACGTGGGAGGAGTTCAAGCGGGTGCTCGACGAGAAGGGCGGCTTTATCCTCGCCCATTGGGACGGCACGGTGGAGACTGAGGTGGCGATCAAGGATGCCACGAAGGCCACGATCCGCTGCATCCCGGTGGATGCTCCGGACGAGGAGGGCGTCTGCGTCTTCTCGGGCAAGCCGTCGCACCGCCGCGTATTGTTCGCCCGCAGTTATTAG
- a CDS encoding OmpP1/FadL family transporter, which yields MKRVILLLAAVAAAAAASAQSSGRGWGGLLMDKDVLMPGDMVELSQTQFNFGTARAMAMAGAFTSLGADLSSMSINPAGLGMYRHSDISITPMMSFARSKTNAPEYGRNSRDRFSMANIGVAINAYEGSGSLVSLNIGFGYNRLADLNYDYSFQRGGQRATVGDVYSRQLYWSNVSKNDFYNAGGSGNWNWDNIAPEFWNAALAYRGFLVDQVDPGDPKSWKPTWVGNDAEMGHFTEFRSRGSIGEYTLSLGANINNKIYIGASLGIQSVYQRKYIDYGEEYYYPGTGPDGYGNSGLDYQLLWWKLNQSVIVEGTGVNFKAGIVYRPTTNLRLGAAIHTPTYYSLDRKFQSAAAGLAYANNDTDPNVKPDEDGYISTAGDPNMTSPVLLDDGPNNWSFVSPTRLMFGASYTFGQRGVISVDYERDWYNGIRIKDNPSGLDSQSWYNDSFRDNCKGSNIVRVGAEFKPLPVLALRAGFGYSGSMYKDDVSPSSPLFTKTTYYGAGVGLVLGRGVLLDIAYQYVSSKTPDYYLFYVWDEEGSADSAVYSTEVKRHNVALTLGFRF from the coding sequence ATGAAGAGAGTGATTCTATTGCTTGCGGCCGTCGCAGCGGCGGCCGCGGCTTCGGCCCAGAGCTCCGGCAGAGGCTGGGGCGGCCTGCTGATGGATAAGGATGTGCTGATGCCGGGGGATATGGTCGAATTGTCGCAGACCCAGTTCAATTTCGGGACTGCGCGGGCTATGGCTATGGCCGGGGCTTTCACGTCGCTGGGAGCCGACCTTTCGTCGATGTCGATCAATCCGGCGGGCCTGGGCATGTACCGGCACAGCGACATTTCGATCACGCCGATGATGTCTTTCGCCCGGAGCAAGACCAATGCCCCGGAGTACGGACGCAATTCGCGCGACCGTTTCTCGATGGCCAACATCGGCGTGGCGATCAACGCCTATGAGGGCTCCGGTTCGCTGGTAAGCCTCAATATCGGCTTCGGATACAACCGTCTTGCCGATCTGAATTACGACTATTCGTTCCAGAGGGGCGGACAGCGGGCGACCGTCGGCGATGTCTATTCGCGCCAGCTCTATTGGAGCAATGTTTCGAAGAACGATTTTTACAACGCGGGCGGTTCGGGCAACTGGAACTGGGACAATATCGCCCCCGAGTTCTGGAATGCCGCGCTGGCTTACCGCGGATTTTTGGTCGATCAGGTGGACCCGGGTGATCCCAAAAGCTGGAAACCGACCTGGGTCGGGAACGATGCCGAGATGGGCCATTTCACCGAGTTCCGGAGCCGCGGTTCGATCGGGGAGTACACGCTGTCGCTCGGCGCCAACATCAACAACAAGATCTATATCGGCGCGTCGCTGGGCATCCAGAGCGTCTACCAGCGCAAATACATAGATTACGGCGAGGAGTACTACTATCCCGGCACGGGGCCCGACGGATACGGCAATTCCGGACTGGATTATCAGCTCCTCTGGTGGAAGCTCAACCAGAGCGTGATCGTGGAGGGTACGGGCGTCAATTTCAAGGCGGGTATCGTCTACCGTCCGACGACCAATCTGCGTCTGGGCGCGGCGATCCACACCCCGACCTATTATTCGCTCGACCGGAAATTCCAGAGCGCCGCGGCCGGACTGGCCTATGCCAACAACGATACCGATCCGAACGTGAAGCCCGACGAAGACGGATACATCTCGACGGCCGGCGATCCGAACATGACTTCGCCGGTACTGCTCGACGACGGTCCCAACAACTGGTCGTTCGTCTCTCCGACGCGGCTGATGTTCGGCGCTTCGTACACTTTCGGGCAGCGGGGCGTGATCTCGGTGGATTACGAGCGCGACTGGTACAACGGCATTCGCATCAAGGACAACCCGTCGGGACTCGACTCGCAGTCGTGGTACAACGATTCGTTCCGCGACAACTGCAAGGGGTCCAACATCGTGCGTGTGGGCGCCGAGTTCAAGCCCCTGCCGGTGCTGGCGCTGCGGGCCGGCTTCGGGTACAGCGGTTCGATGTACAAGGACGACGTGTCGCCCTCTTCGCCGCTGTTCACGAAGACCACCTATTACGGGGCCGGCGTAGGGCTCGTGCTGGGCCGGGGCGTGCTGCTCGACATCGCTTATCAGTATGTTTCGTCCAAGACGCCGGACTATTACCTGTTCTACGTCTGGGACGAGGAGGGATCGGCCGACAGCGCGGTCTATTCGACCGAGGTGAAGCGTCACAACGTGGCGCTGACGCTGGGATTCCGTTTCTGA